From a single Candidatus Zixiibacteriota bacterium genomic region:
- the fusA gene encoding elongation factor G — MAMTTDKIRNIGLVGQRGAGKTTLAEAMAYSAGVTNRLGSTDEGTTISDYTEEEKSRQTSLNLSLINCPWKNIKINIADTPGHMDFVGEVLSGLAVVDSAIMTVNAGSGVEVGTLQYFNFLEKARKPTIFAVNRLDKENANFNRNLAALQEAFGNKVIPIQIPIGAADKFSGVVDLIRMKAISFDDKGKQTLGDIPGDMQSDCNAAREKLVEVVAESNDDLLEKFFEEGTLSDDEFKAGLKNGIASSSIYPVLACAATSNIGVSSILDLAVEYLPNPSEVVPVKAKNAGNDEEVEIACSTDNPTAVYVFKTISEQHVGDLSLVKVFSGKINSGLELTNVQTGSERVGQIYELTGKDRKEVDGANAGDIVGLVKLKNTHTGNSLCIKSNQVILPEPDYPEPVMDMTIRPKAKGDDEKMGLGLNKLNESDPTFRVVQDPALRQTLLFGQGDAQIDLLVDKLKTRFGVEVELDRPRIPYRETIRAKTEIQGKYKKQSGGRGQYGDCWLRMEPKPRGDGFEFSDEIKGGVIPSKFVPSVQKGVVEAMQEGILCGSPVVDTKVTVYFGSYHSVDSSDMAFKMAGIMAFRNGYPNCKPVILEPIYNVAIFVPDDYTGDVMGDISSRRGKIIGMDPLGKRQRVRASVPQAELYKYSVDLRSMTQGQGVYSREFSHYEEVPPDISQKLQEEYKASKGQE, encoded by the coding sequence ATGGCTATGACCACAGACAAGATTCGCAACATTGGATTGGTTGGACAGCGCGGCGCCGGAAAAACGACTTTAGCCGAAGCAATGGCTTATTCCGCCGGTGTTACCAACCGGCTCGGTTCGACGGATGAGGGTACGACAATTTCCGATTACACCGAAGAAGAAAAATCAAGGCAAACATCCTTGAACTTATCCTTAATAAATTGCCCGTGGAAAAATATTAAAATCAATATCGCGGATACTCCCGGTCATATGGACTTCGTGGGCGAGGTTCTCTCCGGTCTGGCGGTAGTTGATTCGGCGATTATGACGGTCAATGCCGGCAGTGGAGTTGAGGTCGGAACTCTTCAGTATTTTAATTTTCTGGAAAAGGCCAGGAAACCAACCATCTTCGCTGTGAATCGCCTCGATAAGGAAAACGCGAATTTCAATCGAAATTTGGCGGCTTTACAGGAAGCATTCGGCAATAAAGTTATCCCGATTCAAATTCCGATCGGCGCGGCGGATAAATTTTCCGGCGTTGTGGATTTGATCAGGATGAAAGCGATCTCATTTGACGATAAGGGCAAGCAAACTCTCGGTGACATTCCCGGAGACATGCAATCTGATTGTAATGCGGCCCGTGAAAAATTGGTAGAGGTTGTCGCGGAATCAAATGACGATTTATTGGAAAAATTCTTTGAAGAAGGCACCCTGTCGGATGATGAATTTAAAGCCGGCTTAAAAAATGGTATCGCCTCATCATCTATTTATCCCGTATTGGCCTGCGCGGCAACCAGTAATATTGGCGTGTCATCGATTCTTGATCTGGCCGTTGAATATTTGCCAAATCCATCTGAGGTAGTTCCGGTAAAAGCCAAAAACGCCGGCAATGACGAAGAAGTGGAGATTGCCTGTTCTACGGACAATCCAACCGCGGTTTACGTTTTTAAGACAATTAGTGAACAACATGTCGGCGATCTTTCTTTGGTTAAAGTCTTTTCCGGAAAAATCAATTCCGGACTGGAGCTAACCAATGTACAAACCGGTTCGGAACGAGTAGGCCAGATCTATGAATTAACCGGTAAAGACCGCAAAGAAGTTGACGGAGCCAACGCGGGTGATATCGTGGGGCTGGTTAAGCTCAAAAACACTCATACCGGAAATTCACTTTGCATTAAAAGCAATCAGGTTATTTTGCCGGAGCCGGATTATCCAGAGCCGGTAATGGATATGACCATCAGACCCAAGGCCAAAGGCGATGATGAAAAAATGGGATTGGGGCTTAATAAGCTTAATGAGTCGGATCCGACTTTTAGGGTTGTGCAGGACCCGGCGCTGAGGCAAACTTTGCTTTTTGGCCAGGGTGATGCTCAGATTGATTTGTTGGTCGATAAATTAAAGACCCGATTCGGCGTTGAAGTAGAGCTTGATCGTCCGAGAATTCCATATCGTGAAACTATTCGCGCCAAGACTGAAATCCAGGGAAAATATAAGAAGCAATCCGGGGGGCGGGGTCAGTATGGTGACTGCTGGCTGAGGATGGAGCCCAAACCGCGGGGCGATGGATTTGAATTTTCTGATGAGATTAAGGGCGGAGTCATACCCAGTAAGTTTGTTCCCTCGGTCCAAAAAGGGGTTGTGGAGGCGATGCAGGAAGGGATACTATGCGGCTCGCCGGTAGTTGATACAAAGGTAACGGTTTATTTCGGTTCTTATCATTCCGTAGATTCTTCGGACATGGCGTTTAAGATGGCAGGAATAATGGCCTTTAGGAACGGTTACCCGAATTGTAAACCGGTTATTCTCGAACCAATCTATAATGTTGCAATTTTCGTTCCGGACGATTACACCGGTGATGTCATGGGCGATATTTCATCGCGCCGCGGCAAGATTATCGGTATGGATCCTCTGGGTAAGAGGCAGAGAGTCAGGGCCAGCGTGCCTCAGGCTGAATTGTATAAATATTCCGTTGATTTGAGGTCGATGACACAGGGACAGGGAGTTTATTCTCGCGAATTTTCGCATTATGAAGAAGTTCCCCCTGATATCTCACAGAAATTGCAGGAGGAATACAAGGCGTCAAAGGGTCAGGAATAG
- a CDS encoding ROK family protein, translating into MLFAGIDIGATNIKYGLVESDGKIKFRGKITTPGTGLPNKLFEKIIYCAEQLLFEADDLDLPVGYLGVGSPGAINVKTGVVAGACPNIPGWVGFHLRDRLSEHLNIPIFIDNDANCAGLAEYRFGAGQGYEDIICLTVGTGIGGGIIRNGEIYHGSNYSAGEIGHTRIIIDKSGGFESDILERLVSSRAILMRVKNRLEQEMTPAFQNILGGDLSRLTIRRVFSALNKGDKIAHDVINESARILGVALSGIVNLLNPELIIIGGGVAEGGHKFVDIARETIMSECLPVAAETLEVVPTRMGNDAGFIGAAFLGEGKR; encoded by the coding sequence ATGTTGTTTGCCGGGATTGATATCGGAGCGACTAATATCAAGTATGGATTGGTTGAATCAGATGGAAAGATTAAATTTCGGGGAAAAATCACCACTCCCGGAACCGGACTGCCCAATAAATTATTTGAAAAAATAATATATTGCGCCGAACAATTACTGTTTGAAGCGGATGATTTGGATTTGCCTGTTGGCTACCTTGGAGTCGGGTCGCCGGGAGCGATTAATGTCAAGACTGGAGTAGTCGCCGGGGCATGTCCTAATATACCCGGATGGGTCGGGTTTCATTTGCGAGACCGATTATCGGAGCATTTAAATATCCCCATATTTATTGATAATGACGCCAATTGCGCCGGATTGGCCGAGTATCGATTTGGCGCGGGACAGGGTTATGAAGATATAATTTGTTTGACTGTCGGCACCGGTATTGGCGGAGGCATAATTAGAAATGGTGAAATTTATCATGGCAGCAATTATTCGGCCGGTGAGATTGGTCATACCAGGATTATTATAGATAAATCAGGCGGATTTGAATCGGATATACTTGAGAGATTAGTTTCATCTCGTGCCATTTTGATGCGGGTGAAAAATCGTCTCGAGCAGGAGATGACTCCTGCCTTTCAAAATATTCTGGGTGGGGATTTATCACGACTCACGATCCGGAGGGTATTTAGCGCCTTGAACAAAGGAGATAAAATCGCTCATGACGTAATTAATGAATCGGCGCGAATTTTGGGGGTGGCTTTATCGGGAATTGTAAATTTATTGAATCCTGAACTGATTATAATCGGGGGCGGAGTTGCTGAAGGCGGGCATAAATTTGTCGATATCGCCAGGGAAACGATTATGTCGGAATGTCTGCCGGTAGCCGCTGAAACATTGGAAGTTGTTCCTACCCGGATGGGTAATGATGCCGGATTTATCGGTGCGGCATTCTTAGGCGAGGGCAAAAGATAG